The following coding sequences are from one Sesamum indicum cultivar Zhongzhi No. 13 linkage group LG11, S_indicum_v1.0, whole genome shotgun sequence window:
- the LOC105173146 gene encoding uncharacterized protein LOC105173146: MGCRRDWLVVCIILNAWLWQLVHGSERYYARDLLDSFVYDYALKKLHRPRTGKLYNVVLPANFSGMEVSVVRLRARRLWKNGSNYNSSFAIPPWVLPWPFTKRVDLVYQNLGNLSSSYYNVPNYTFVAPVIGFLTYDPNRSSASYGLIELKVVSDDPIIVRFPNISTHEDGNVTMKCVRFDINGTLEFSNMTVKSSCIVRRQGHFSVVVPYQPNQAIRKNYWVMGIAAGVVGLVFLVVIGILAYRWIKGKRIKKMERSSERSEGLDTIWVGRSRMPFASGIRTQPAIENSYLP; encoded by the coding sequence ATGGGTTGTAGAAGGGATTGGCTCGTTGTCTGTATCATTTTGAATGCGTGGTTATGGCAGCTTGTTCACGGGTCAGAACGCTACTACGCTAGAGATTTGTTGGATTCTTTTGTTTATGATTATGCACTCAAGAAACTCCATCGTCCACGTACTGGTAAACTGTATAATGTTGTTCTTCCTGCCAATTTCTCGGGCATGGAAGTTTCTGTTGTTCGCCTCAGAGCCCGTCGTCTATGGAAGAATGGGTCTAATTACAATTCATCATTTGCAATCCCACCATGGGTTTTGCCATGGCCCTTTACAAAGAGAGTTGATTTAGTCTATCAGAATCTAGGCAACTTGTCATCATCTTACTATAATGTTCCAAATTACACGTTTGTTGCTCCTGTCATAGGATTTCTAACCTATGATCCCAACAGAAGTTCAGCAAGTTATGGGCTGATTGAGCTTAAAGTGGTGAGTGATGATCCCATTATTGTTCGATTTCCGAATATTTCGACTCATGAAGATGGGAATGTGACAATGAAATGTGTTAGGTTTGACATAAACGGGACGTTGGAATTCAGCAACATGACGGTGAAAAGTTCGTGTATTGTGAGAAGACAGGGTCATTTCTCTGTTGTAGTCCCTTATCAGCCGAACCAGGCTATCAGGAAGAACTATTGGGTGATGGGGATTGCAGCTGGAGTTGTGGGATTAGTCTTTCTTGTTGTGATTGGTATTTTGGCATACCGATGGATTAAAGGGAAAAGgatcaagaaaatggagagaagTTCTGAAAGAAGTGAAGGATTGGACACAATTTGGGTGGGGAGGAGCAGAATGCCTTTTGCTTCAGGTATTAGAACTCAACCAGCTATCGAGAATAGCTATCTTCCTTGA